The following proteins are co-located in the Pyrobaculum calidifontis JCM 11548 genome:
- a CDS encoding retroviral-like aspartic protease family protein: MGFVCVNVVVRGVKSSKSVRMLVDASSTYIVLRPDLIRELGHYETPYAVEVTLANGRRVKTRLFLAEVEVKGRRGPALVAELDTPIPLLGVYALETLGFKVNPRTGEVEEISPEGGYLL; encoded by the coding sequence GTGGGCTTCGTCTGCGTCAACGTTGTCGTCCGCGGGGTTAAGTCTTCAAAAAGTGTCAGGATGCTTGTCGACGCTAGTTCCACTTATATTGTCCTTAGGCCCGACCTCATTCGAGAGCTTGGACATTACGAAACGCCTTACGCGGTTGAGGTAACTCTCGCCAATGGGAGGAGAGTTAAGACCAGGCTGTTTTTAGCCGAGGTAGAGGTCAAGGGCAGGAGGGGGCCTGCTCTAGTGGCCGAGTTAGACACGCCGATACCCCTACTGGGAGTCTACGCGCTTGAGACCCTTGGCTTCAAAGTCAACCCTAGAACTGGAGAGGTGGAGGAGATATCGCCAGAGGGGGGATATCTACTTTAA
- the lipB gene encoding lipoyl(octanoyl) transferase LipB, with amino-acid sequence MRGLDLGLLDYVSAWRMMKILHREVASGGDDAFILVEHPHVITVGKHGRTNNVVKWELFVYVVERGGDATYHGPGQLVAYPVVKLRWPLSRYLWMLEEAVIRSLRPLGVEAGRVEKHRGVWVGGKKVASIGIAVEGGVAYHGVAVNVSTDLSYFYHINPCGLHPSAITSLNQLGVEISLEEYKGLFVEAFEEVFEAKVVWVDPAPYLAAAAQLRASPTLLSAPIEAST; translated from the coding sequence GTGAGGGGTCTCGACCTAGGCCTCCTAGACTACGTCTCTGCGTGGCGCATGATGAAAATTCTCCACCGGGAGGTGGCGTCGGGGGGCGACGACGCGTTTATACTGGTGGAACACCCCCACGTGATAACAGTGGGCAAGCACGGCAGGACTAACAACGTGGTAAAGTGGGAGTTGTTCGTCTACGTGGTGGAGAGGGGTGGAGACGCCACATACCACGGCCCAGGCCAGCTGGTGGCCTACCCCGTGGTGAAGCTGAGGTGGCCCCTGTCGAGGTACCTCTGGATGCTGGAGGAGGCGGTGATAAGGTCGCTGAGGCCCCTGGGGGTAGAGGCGGGGAGAGTGGAGAAGCACAGGGGGGTGTGGGTGGGCGGAAAAAAGGTGGCGAGCATAGGCATCGCCGTGGAGGGCGGCGTCGCCTACCACGGGGTAGCGGTAAACGTCTCCACCGACCTCTCCTACTTCTACCACATAAACCCATGCGGCCTCCACCCCTCCGCCATCACCTCCCTCAACCAATTGGGCGTAGAGATCTCCCTGGAGGAGTACAAAGGCCTCTTCGTAGAGGCCTTCGAGGAAGTCTTCGAGGCCAAGGTTGTGTGGGTAGACCCGGCGCCATACCTAGCGGCCGCCGCACAGCTCCGCGCATCGCCCACACTGCTCTCGGCGCCAATTGAAGCAAGCACTTAA